One Kitasatospora sp. NBC_01266 genomic window carries:
- a CDS encoding HAD family hydrolase — MSVVVASDLDRTLIYSARAAELPADSDARLRLVERDGAGAPLSYLTERAAELLTELADRALFVPVTTRTVEQYRRVRLPGAAGSPAYAVCANGGRLLVAGEPDRDWDAVVAERLAEGGVSLAEVVDRLAGSADPGWTLKRRVAEGLFAYLVVERARLPEAWLTELADWCGERGWGVSLQGRKVYAVPLALTKSAALAEVVRRVGGARGAVPGRADSERLAGASVEVLAAGDSLLDADLLLAADRAWRPGHGELAAQGWTAPHVTALARRGALAGEEILAAFLAHARGGTGADPGTGDVVEAD, encoded by the coding sequence ATGAGCGTGGTGGTGGCGAGCGACCTGGATCGGACGCTGATCTACTCCGCGCGCGCCGCCGAGCTGCCGGCCGACTCGGACGCCCGGCTGCGGCTGGTGGAGCGTGACGGCGCCGGGGCACCGCTGTCGTATCTCACCGAGCGGGCGGCCGAGTTGCTCACCGAGCTGGCGGACCGGGCGCTGTTCGTGCCGGTCACCACGCGGACGGTGGAGCAGTACCGGCGGGTGCGGCTGCCGGGCGCGGCGGGCTCCCCGGCGTACGCGGTCTGCGCCAACGGCGGGCGGCTGCTGGTGGCCGGCGAGCCGGACCGGGACTGGGACGCCGTGGTGGCCGAGCGGTTGGCCGAGGGCGGCGTGTCGCTGGCGGAGGTGGTGGACCGGCTGGCCGGTAGCGCCGACCCCGGCTGGACGCTGAAGCGGCGGGTCGCCGAGGGCCTCTTCGCCTACCTGGTGGTCGAGCGGGCCCGGCTGCCGGAGGCGTGGCTCACGGAGCTGGCGGACTGGTGCGGCGAGCGCGGTTGGGGCGTCTCGCTGCAGGGGCGGAAGGTGTATGCCGTGCCGCTGGCGCTGACCAAGAGTGCCGCGCTGGCGGAGGTGGTGCGCCGGGTGGGCGGGGCGCGGGGAGCGGTGCCGGGCAGGGCGGACTCAGAGCGGCTGGCTGGGGCGTCGGTCGAGGTACTGGCCGCCGGTGACTCGCTGCTCGACGCGGACCTGCTGCTCGCCGCGGACCGGGCCTGGCGCCCCGGGCACGGTGAACTCGCCGCGCAGGGCTGGACCGCGCCCCACGTCACGGCGCTGGCGCGGCGCGGTGCGCTCGCGGGCGAGGAGATCCTGGCGGCCTTCCTCGCCCACGCGCGGGGTGGCACCGGCGCCGACCCCGGCACCGGTGACGTCGTCGAGGCCGACTAG